Proteins co-encoded in one Trueperella abortisuis genomic window:
- a CDS encoding MSCRAMM family protein encodes MSKRAERVVAHLRALAALMAVAGLALVGGVPAAVAQDSPTPSATLAEASDTATQAGDQANPSGGADAETAEPGAAESTDPSVDSSEEAAPETPSVDNSAGGGQLPELTAPDTAEGDTEADPQEGDPSSAEPNSDELEDSGPLMFAALGAAGSAPGIEALSTNGELYLVNPATADITPLPPYLPGIQNLTTYTSANTRREVRVPLTMPACKNARTTRTDDRYCYFSKGMNYNALGVGEDGTRYATLKIGQSGTPYEGRSGSSKAPLFQVYKYTPGEMEWSKFGDEFEFPYSRVQGGHAPNDLTFNGGQVAPDGTYYLAVTDREGLTNDTRLVAHVYRMTPDGALEKVGDVRDSSPGGSNSDNNGDLTFTESGDLVVAFSHLRADIPGSSQVGYNEVSFEVVTRETLDSAWGGELASYHLGTSKIRLGQYRYEENYDVMATTGISIGPDGSLVTSNFNKNDSISHFYQHDPNGVAREILAMPGDLGTYGEMDPDSPWAYPLANWLRGQTDAGDPYYRPVPWVGQISDLAGKAVIPSVAARKVVDGRVEADDQFTVKVATNEISRDASTSGEKNEVTTQRLPVLAGTQVTLSETIDRRGATLEGYTITLRCDGGVQPTTPKISGATATASVVIPNAVGDVVCTFTNTAKANGEMEWAKVNEDGELLPGSSWTLAREDGATFTLDGATQEAASFTVPDATAFGGIDQDTEEGQLLLTGLEHGTYTLTEAVAPAGYVKSDKTYTFTISSSSQEAHEVDLYDGQDPVETGYKLHNAVVNTPITGSLTFEKRAKQGAAATGDEPLLSGSEWELTNTTTNDAWTITDCVANSPADCERSAHNDTDSRAGIIQVTGLPLGTYELVETKAPAGYVLDATPTTFTINAVNPNVTFAGAKAIYNTLQAGPTIPLTGGIGRDFYAFLGAGVLGFALLIRLTQSRKRN; translated from the coding sequence ATGAGCAAACGTGCTGAGCGAGTCGTGGCGCATCTGCGCGCACTCGCGGCGCTGATGGCTGTGGCGGGCCTGGCGCTGGTCGGAGGTGTGCCGGCCGCCGTCGCGCAAGATTCCCCGACGCCTTCGGCCACGCTCGCCGAGGCATCCGATACCGCCACGCAGGCGGGTGACCAGGCGAACCCATCCGGCGGCGCTGACGCCGAGACGGCGGAGCCGGGAGCCGCTGAAAGCACCGACCCCTCGGTTGACAGTTCCGAGGAAGCCGCGCCCGAAACGCCAAGTGTCGATAATTCAGCGGGGGGGGGGCAGCTTCCTGAGCTAACCGCCCCGGATACGGCCGAGGGCGATACGGAGGCTGATCCGCAGGAGGGCGATCCGAGCTCCGCGGAGCCCAACTCTGACGAGCTCGAAGACTCGGGCCCGCTCATGTTCGCCGCGCTGGGGGCGGCGGGCTCGGCGCCGGGCATCGAGGCCCTGTCCACGAACGGCGAGCTTTACCTTGTCAATCCGGCGACGGCGGACATCACCCCGCTGCCGCCCTACCTGCCCGGCATCCAGAACCTCACCACGTACACGAGCGCCAACACCCGGCGAGAGGTTCGTGTTCCGCTGACTATGCCCGCGTGTAAGAACGCCCGCACCACAAGAACGGATGACAGGTACTGTTATTTCTCCAAGGGCATGAACTACAACGCCCTCGGCGTCGGGGAGGACGGCACCCGGTACGCGACGCTGAAGATCGGGCAGTCCGGCACCCCCTACGAAGGAAGGAGTGGCTCCTCAAAGGCGCCGCTCTTCCAGGTCTACAAGTACACGCCGGGGGAGATGGAGTGGAGCAAATTCGGAGACGAGTTCGAGTTCCCCTACAGCCGAGTTCAGGGCGGCCACGCCCCCAACGACCTCACCTTCAACGGCGGCCAGGTGGCCCCCGACGGAACCTACTACCTCGCGGTCACGGATCGCGAAGGCCTGACCAATGACACGCGCCTTGTCGCCCACGTCTACAGGATGACGCCCGACGGCGCGTTAGAGAAGGTCGGCGATGTCCGCGATTCCTCGCCGGGGGGCTCGAATAGCGACAACAACGGCGACTTGACCTTCACCGAATCCGGCGATCTCGTGGTGGCCTTTTCCCACCTGCGAGCCGACATTCCGGGCAGCTCGCAGGTGGGCTACAACGAGGTGAGCTTCGAGGTGGTGACGCGGGAAACTCTCGATTCGGCCTGGGGCGGCGAGCTCGCCTCCTATCACCTTGGCACCTCGAAGATTCGTCTAGGCCAGTACCGCTATGAGGAAAACTATGACGTGATGGCGACGACTGGCATCTCGATTGGGCCCGACGGCTCGCTCGTCACCTCGAACTTCAATAAGAACGACTCCATTTCGCATTTCTACCAGCACGACCCCAACGGTGTTGCACGCGAGATTCTCGCGATGCCGGGGGATCTGGGCACCTACGGGGAGATGGATCCGGACTCGCCGTGGGCGTATCCGCTTGCCAATTGGCTCCGAGGGCAGACTGACGCGGGCGATCCCTACTACCGGCCAGTGCCGTGGGTGGGCCAGATTTCCGATCTTGCCGGCAAAGCCGTCATCCCTTCCGTTGCCGCGAGGAAGGTCGTCGATGGCCGCGTTGAGGCCGACGACCAGTTCACGGTGAAAGTCGCGACGAACGAGATCTCCCGGGACGCGAGCACCTCAGGCGAGAAAAACGAGGTCACCACCCAGCGGCTCCCGGTGCTCGCAGGAACGCAGGTCACCCTCTCCGAGACGATCGACCGCCGCGGCGCCACGCTGGAGGGCTACACCATCACGCTTCGCTGCGACGGCGGCGTCCAGCCCACCACCCCAAAGATTTCGGGCGCCACGGCGACGGCGAGCGTCGTCATTCCGAACGCCGTCGGTGACGTGGTGTGCACCTTCACGAACACGGCGAAGGCCAACGGCGAGATGGAATGGGCGAAGGTGAACGAGGACGGCGAGTTGCTCCCCGGCTCGTCGTGGACGCTCGCACGCGAGGACGGCGCAACCTTTACCCTCGACGGCGCCACGCAGGAAGCGGCCAGCTTCACCGTCCCCGACGCGACGGCTTTCGGCGGCATCGACCAGGACACGGAGGAGGGGCAGCTGCTCCTCACCGGCCTTGAGCACGGTACCTACACGCTGACGGAGGCGGTCGCCCCCGCAGGCTACGTGAAGTCGGACAAGACCTACACGTTTACGATCAGCTCGTCGTCGCAGGAGGCACACGAGGTTGACCTCTACGACGGTCAAGATCCCGTCGAGACCGGGTACAAGCTTCACAACGCGGTGGTCAACACGCCGATCACGGGATCGCTGACCTTCGAGAAGCGCGCGAAGCAGGGCGCGGCGGCCACGGGTGACGAGCCGTTGCTGAGCGGGTCGGAGTGGGAGCTGACGAACACGACGACGAACGACGCGTGGACGATCACCGACTGCGTCGCCAATTCCCCCGCCGATTGCGAGCGCTCGGCGCACAACGACACAGACTCCCGGGCCGGAATCATCCAGGTCACGGGCCTCCCGCTCGGCACATACGAGCTGGTGGAAACGAAGGCTCCCGCGGGGTACGTCCTTGACGCGACGCCCACGACCTTCACAATCAACGCCGTCAACCCGAACGTGACGTTCGCGGGAGCGAAGGCGATCTACAACACACTACAGGCCGGACCTACGATTCCGCTCACCGGCGGGATCGGACGCGACTTCTACGCCTTCCTGGGTGCGGGGGTCCTCGGTTTCGCCCTGCTCATAAGGCTTACGCAATCGCGCAAGCGAAACTGA